One window of the Marmota flaviventris isolate mMarFla1 chromosome 2, mMarFla1.hap1, whole genome shotgun sequence genome contains the following:
- the LOC114085012 gene encoding olfactory receptor 4K3-like — translation MDGGNQSVMSEFVLLGLGHSWDMQVLLFMIFLILYLIIVSGNVVIMTLIITDPHLHSPMYFFLANLSFVDMWLSSNTTPKMIADFLREKKTISFAGCMSQIFFSHFIAGLEMVVLVIMAYDRYVAICKPLHYSTIMSLHRCIGLVVTAWTVGFVHAMSQIVVIVELPFCGPREIDSFFCDRPLVIDLACMDSHTLKVLMNVDCGVVAITCFILLLISYTYILVTVCQNSKTGASKALSTCTAHITVVVLFFGPCIFIYVWPLNITWMDKFLAVFYSIFTPLLNPAIYTLRNKEMKNAIKRFGNYYVDFKGNN, via the coding sequence ATGGATGGAGGAAATCAGTCTGTAATGTCAGAATTTGTGCTTCTGGGACTTGGCCACTCATGGGATATGCAAGTCTTACTCTTCATGATATTTTTGATACTTTACCTGATCATTGTGTCTGGAAATGTTGTGATCATGACCTTAATCATCACTGATCCTCATCTGCattcccccatgtacttctttctgGCCAACCTGTCTTTTGTTGATATGTGGCTTTCTTCAAACACCACTCCAAAGATGATTGCAGACTTTCTCAGGGAGAAGAAGACCATTTCCTTTGCAGGCTGCATGTCCCAGATCTTCTTTTCCCACTTCATTGCTGGGCTTGAGATGGTGGTACTGGTGAtaatggcctatgaccgctatgtggccatctgtaaacCACTGCACTACTCTACCATTATGAGCCTGCACAGGTGCATTGGGCTGGTGGTGACTGCCTGGACTGTGGGCTTTGTGCATGCCATGAGTCAGATTGTTGTGATTGTGGAGCTGCCATTTTGTGGCCCTAGGGAAATAGATAGCTTTTTCTGCGATAGACCACTGGTAATTGATCTAGCCTGCATGGATTCCCATACGTTGAAAGTTTTAATGAATGTTGACTGTGGGGTTGTAGCCATAACATGCTTTATCCTCTTGCTGATATCCTATACATATATTCTTGTTACAGTATGCCAAAATTCTAAAACTGGTGCATCCAAGGCCCTATCCACCTGCACTGCTCACATCACTGTGGTGGTACTCTTCTTTGGGCCCTGCATATTCATCTATGTGTGGCCACTCAACATCACATGGATGGACAAATTTCTTGCTGTGTTTTACTCCATTTTTACACCTTTACTCAATCCAGCCATTTATACACTGagaaataaagagatgaaaaatgccATTAAGAGATTTGGAAACTACTATGTGgatttcaaaggaaataattaa